The Synechococcus sp. WH 8016 genome includes a region encoding these proteins:
- a CDS encoding alpha/beta hydrolase: MPRKSSRQTILALGAAIGLSISSAFQPVHAAKDVALVSGAYKRSISVSDLVYLADTGKARGILSDVLRFGKQDPKEVAKLLNQKLDLPLVLTSRLMSTRIGDVIIRRVATIIYPLKVPDPSVSVPAIRAGVINGLQKEEGGLTVINFLDAYPAEVMEVNIPSLMALIAKAESIAGLVKFFSDSPLDGLK; encoded by the coding sequence ATGCCCCGCAAATCCAGCCGCCAAACCATCCTGGCGCTTGGTGCCGCAATCGGTCTCAGCATTTCATCTGCGTTTCAACCGGTCCATGCTGCAAAGGATGTTGCTCTCGTCAGCGGAGCCTATAAACGATCGATCTCTGTGAGTGACCTTGTCTATCTCGCAGACACTGGCAAAGCCAGAGGCATTCTTTCTGATGTTCTTCGCTTTGGAAAACAGGATCCCAAAGAGGTCGCCAAATTACTGAACCAGAAGCTTGATCTTCCCTTAGTTCTTACCAGTCGTTTGATGTCCACTCGGATTGGAGACGTCATCATCCGCCGTGTCGCAACGATCATTTATCCCCTCAAAGTGCCCGATCCCTCGGTGAGCGTTCCTGCCATCCGAGCCGGTGTGATTAACGGTCTGCAAAAAGAAGAGGGTGGCCTCACCGTGATCAACTTTCTGGATGCCTATCCAGCAGAGGTGATGGAGGTGAATATTCCTTCCCTCATGGCCTTGATCGCAAAAGCTGAATCCATTGCTGGCTTGGTGAAATTCTTCTCCGATTCACCCCTCGACGGTTTGAAATAA
- the thrC gene encoding threonine synthase — protein MQDWPGLIEAYRSWLPVSSATPVITLHEGATPLIPVPSIAERIGRGVKVFIKYDGLNPTGSFKDRGMTMAISKAKEAGCEAVICASTGNTSAAAAAYARRGGMRAFVLIPDGYVAQGKLAQALVYGAEVLAIRGNFDRALDIVREAAEKYPITLVNSVNPYRLQGQKTAAFEIVDALGDAPDWLCIPMGNAGNITAYWMGFQEYQQAGRSRRLPRMMGFQASGSAPLVNETTVSDPETIATAIRIGNPVNRDKAIAARQASNGAFLDVTDEEIIAAYKLLGGQEGIFCEPASAASVAGLIKRAAEVPDGSTVVCVLTGNGLKDPDCAINNNDAAFYADLDPDLSTVAKVMGF, from the coding sequence ATGCAGGACTGGCCAGGACTGATTGAAGCCTATCGATCCTGGCTTCCCGTTTCCTCAGCCACTCCAGTGATCACCCTCCACGAAGGTGCCACTCCGCTGATCCCTGTCCCATCCATTGCGGAACGGATTGGTCGTGGCGTGAAGGTGTTCATCAAATACGACGGTCTCAATCCCACCGGATCCTTCAAGGATCGGGGGATGACCATGGCGATCAGCAAGGCCAAAGAAGCGGGCTGTGAAGCGGTGATTTGTGCCAGCACAGGCAATACGAGTGCTGCCGCGGCCGCCTATGCCCGCCGAGGCGGGATGCGGGCCTTCGTGTTGATCCCAGACGGATACGTCGCCCAAGGGAAACTGGCGCAGGCCCTGGTCTACGGAGCAGAAGTGCTCGCGATCCGGGGAAATTTCGACCGTGCTCTCGACATCGTTCGCGAAGCAGCCGAGAAATACCCCATCACCCTGGTGAATTCGGTGAACCCTTACCGATTGCAGGGACAGAAAACAGCAGCCTTTGAAATCGTCGATGCCCTAGGAGATGCTCCCGACTGGCTGTGCATTCCGATGGGCAATGCCGGAAATATCACGGCCTACTGGATGGGATTCCAGGAATATCAACAAGCTGGTCGCAGTCGGCGTTTGCCGCGAATGATGGGGTTTCAGGCCAGTGGCTCCGCGCCGCTGGTGAATGAAACCACCGTGAGTGATCCAGAAACAATCGCGACCGCGATTCGCATTGGCAACCCGGTGAATCGAGACAAAGCGATCGCAGCCCGTCAGGCCAGCAACGGAGCCTTCCTAGATGTCACCGATGAGGAAATCATCGCTGCCTACAAACTTCTCGGCGGCCAGGAGGGAATCTTCTGTGAACCCGCCAGTGCAGCCTCTGTGGCGGGCTTGATCAAACGGGCAGCAGAGGTGCCAGACGGATCCACCGTGGTCTGTGTGTTGACCGGGAATGGTCTAAAAGATCCGGACTGCGCGATCAACAACAATGACGCCGCCTTTTACGCCGATCTTGATCCCGATCTAAGCACCGTGGCCAAGGTGATGGGTTTTTAA
- the dnaN gene encoding DNA polymerase III subunit beta has translation MKLVCSQAELNAALQLVSRAVASRPTHPVLANVLLTADAGTDRLSLTGFDLNLGIQTSLPASVESSGAVTLPARLLGEIVSKLSSDSPVSLSCDAGAEQVELTSSSGSYQMRGMPADDFPELPLVENGTALRVDPSSLLKALRATLFASSADEAKQLLTGVHLRFNQKRLEAASTDGHRLAMLTVEDALQAEISVDESEPEELAVTLPARSLREVERLMASWKGNDPVSLFCERGQVVVLAADQMVTSRTLEGTYPNYRQLIPDSFSRTIDLDRRAFISALERIAVLADQHNNVVRIATESATGLVQISADAQDVGSGSESLPAEINGDAVQIAFNVRYVLDGLKAMDCDRVRLSCNAPTTPAILTPANDDPGLTYLVMPVQIRS, from the coding sequence ATGAAACTGGTCTGTTCCCAGGCAGAACTCAACGCAGCCCTTCAGTTGGTCAGTCGAGCTGTCGCCTCGCGTCCAACCCATCCGGTGTTGGCCAATGTTTTGCTCACCGCTGATGCCGGCACCGATCGCCTCAGCCTCACTGGATTCGATCTGAATTTGGGAATTCAGACGTCACTCCCCGCTTCTGTCGAAAGCAGTGGTGCCGTGACCTTGCCTGCCCGCTTGCTAGGCGAAATTGTTTCCAAGTTATCCAGCGATTCGCCGGTGTCGTTGTCTTGTGATGCCGGCGCTGAACAGGTGGAGCTCACCAGCTCGAGCGGCAGCTATCAGATGCGAGGAATGCCTGCGGATGATTTTCCCGAGCTTCCTCTCGTGGAGAACGGCACCGCCTTACGGGTGGATCCCTCATCTCTGCTGAAAGCCCTGCGTGCAACCTTGTTTGCCAGTAGTGCTGATGAAGCGAAACAGCTCCTCACTGGAGTTCATCTGCGCTTCAATCAAAAGCGTTTGGAGGCCGCATCCACCGACGGGCATCGGCTTGCGATGTTGACGGTTGAGGATGCCTTGCAGGCTGAAATCAGTGTCGACGAGTCTGAGCCTGAGGAATTAGCCGTCACGCTTCCGGCACGTTCCCTGCGTGAGGTGGAGCGATTAATGGCGAGCTGGAAAGGAAACGATCCGGTCAGCCTGTTTTGTGAGCGAGGTCAGGTTGTGGTGCTCGCGGCCGATCAAATGGTGACGAGTCGCACCTTGGAAGGGACCTATCCCAATTACCGCCAGCTGATTCCCGATAGTTTTAGCCGCACGATTGATCTCGATCGGCGGGCTTTTATTTCCGCTTTGGAACGCATTGCTGTCTTGGCCGACCAACACAACAATGTGGTCAGGATCGCTACGGAGTCAGCCACGGGACTGGTTCAGATCAGTGCGGATGCCCAGGACGTGGGCAGTGGTTCTGAGTCTTTACCGGCAGAGATCAACGGTGATGCCGTGCAAATTGCCTTCAACGTGCGCTATGTGCTCGATGGTCTCAAGGCCATGGATTGTGATCGGGTCCGACTGTCTTGCAACGCCCCCACGACGCCGGCGATTCTGACCCCCGCTAATGATGATCCAGGCCTCACCTATCTGGTGATGCCTGTTCAGATTCGTTCCTGA
- the purL gene encoding phosphoribosylformylglycinamidine synthase subunit PurL, with the protein MTQSSHAVAAFDLGAALRQEGLTETDYSEIQRRLGRDPNRAELGMFGVMWSEHCCYRNSRPLLSGFPTEGPRILVGPGENAGVVDLGEGHRLAFKVESHNHPSAVEPFQGAATGVGGILRDIFTMGARPIALLNALRFGPLEEPATRGLVEGVVAGIAHYGNCVGVPTVGGEVAFDPSYQGNPLVNAMALGLMETDDIVRSGAAGVGNPVVYVGSTTGRDGMGGASFASAELSADSLDDRPAVQVGDPFLEKGLIEACLEAFQSGDVVAAQDMGAAGLTCSCSEMAAKGDVGVELDLDRVPAREHGMTAYEFLLSESQERMLFVVRSGREEQLMQRFRRWGLQAAVVGRVLEEPVVRVLQHGAVAAEVPARALAEDTPINKHELLSEPPEDIQTHWTWRESDLPSPAIDRDWNADLLRLLDDPTIASKRWIYRQYDQQVLANTVIRAGGADAAVVRLRPQQGEASLQTSQRGVAATLDCPNRWVALDPERGAIAAVAEAARNLSCVGAQPIAVTDNLNFPSPETPRGYWQLAMACRGLSHACRSLGTPVTGGNVSLYNETRADDGSLQPIHPTPVVGMVGLVEDLDCSGGLAWRQPGDLVVLLGVSTDEEGNEGLGLAGSSYQGVVHGLLTGRPPSVDLELEGQVQALVRQAFAQGVLASAHDSSDGGLAVALAESALASGLGVDLNLPQGSARLDRVLFAEGGARIVVSVRAEQRPAWQALVASQEHQHVPVTEIGTVADHGCFRLSVGQHPVIDLAVESLREQYEQAIPRRLGAV; encoded by the coding sequence GTGACCCAGTCCTCTCATGCGGTTGCGGCATTTGATCTTGGGGCAGCTCTGCGCCAGGAAGGGCTCACCGAAACGGATTACAGCGAAATTCAGCGGCGTCTTGGACGGGACCCCAACCGTGCTGAGTTGGGCATGTTTGGTGTGATGTGGTCCGAGCATTGCTGTTACCGCAATTCCAGACCCCTGTTGAGTGGCTTCCCCACAGAAGGCCCACGCATCCTTGTCGGTCCTGGAGAAAACGCTGGCGTGGTGGACCTGGGTGAAGGTCACCGCTTGGCGTTCAAGGTGGAAAGCCACAACCACCCATCCGCTGTGGAGCCTTTTCAAGGTGCGGCCACTGGCGTTGGCGGCATCTTGCGTGACATTTTCACGATGGGTGCCAGGCCGATTGCGTTGCTGAACGCCTTGCGCTTTGGACCGCTGGAGGAACCCGCTACCCGTGGATTGGTGGAAGGGGTTGTGGCTGGCATTGCTCACTACGGCAATTGCGTTGGCGTGCCAACCGTGGGTGGAGAGGTGGCATTCGATCCGTCGTATCAGGGCAATCCCTTGGTGAACGCCATGGCCCTGGGCCTGATGGAAACGGATGACATCGTCCGCTCGGGAGCCGCGGGCGTCGGCAATCCCGTGGTGTACGTGGGCAGCACCACGGGCCGGGATGGCATGGGAGGCGCCAGTTTTGCGAGCGCTGAGCTCAGTGCCGATTCACTGGATGATCGCCCGGCTGTTCAGGTGGGCGATCCCTTTCTGGAGAAGGGCTTGATCGAGGCTTGTCTTGAAGCCTTTCAAAGCGGGGATGTGGTTGCTGCTCAGGATATGGGTGCTGCGGGGCTCACCTGTAGTTGTTCGGAGATGGCGGCGAAGGGGGATGTGGGTGTCGAGTTGGATCTCGATCGGGTGCCCGCAAGAGAACACGGCATGACCGCCTATGAATTCCTGCTTTCGGAATCTCAAGAGCGCATGTTGTTCGTGGTGCGTTCGGGTCGGGAGGAGCAGCTGATGCAACGTTTCCGCCGTTGGGGACTCCAGGCAGCGGTGGTTGGTCGCGTTTTGGAGGAGCCGGTGGTGAGGGTGCTGCAGCACGGTGCCGTGGCGGCAGAAGTTCCGGCCCGGGCCTTGGCGGAAGACACCCCGATCAACAAGCACGAGCTGCTGTCCGAGCCCCCAGAGGACATCCAGACGCACTGGACCTGGCGTGAATCAGATCTTCCCAGTCCTGCCATCGATCGCGATTGGAATGCCGATCTGTTGCGTTTGCTCGATGACCCCACGATTGCCAGCAAGCGCTGGATCTATCGCCAATATGACCAGCAGGTGTTGGCCAATACGGTGATTCGAGCCGGTGGTGCGGATGCTGCTGTGGTGCGACTGCGTCCTCAACAGGGTGAGGCGTCACTGCAAACGTCTCAGCGTGGCGTTGCGGCCACGCTGGATTGTCCCAATCGCTGGGTGGCCCTCGATCCAGAGCGAGGAGCGATTGCAGCGGTCGCTGAGGCTGCTCGCAATCTCAGTTGTGTGGGAGCCCAGCCGATCGCTGTGACCGACAACCTGAACTTCCCATCTCCAGAAACCCCCAGGGGGTATTGGCAGTTGGCGATGGCATGCCGCGGCCTATCCCATGCCTGTCGCAGCTTGGGCACCCCTGTCACCGGCGGCAACGTTTCTCTCTACAACGAAACCAGGGCCGACGATGGCAGTCTTCAGCCCATTCATCCCACGCCTGTGGTGGGCATGGTGGGACTGGTGGAAGATCTCGACTGCTCCGGAGGATTGGCTTGGCGCCAACCTGGCGATCTTGTGGTGCTGCTTGGTGTCTCCACCGATGAGGAGGGGAATGAAGGCCTTGGTTTGGCGGGCAGCAGCTATCAGGGAGTTGTTCATGGGTTGCTCACAGGCCGTCCACCAAGCGTGGATCTGGAGTTGGAGGGGCAAGTTCAGGCTTTGGTGCGTCAGGCGTTTGCCCAGGGCGTGTTGGCCTCAGCCCATGACAGCAGTGATGGTGGGTTAGCCGTAGCGCTTGCGGAAAGTGCCCTGGCCTCGGGACTTGGCGTTGATCTCAACCTGCCACAGGGGTCCGCTCGGCTGGATCGTGTTTTGTTTGCTGAGGGCGGAGCACGCATCGTCGTTTCGGTGCGCGCCGAACAGCGCCCGGCTTGGCAAGCCTTAGTGGCTTCTCAAGAGCATCAACATGTTCCTGTGACAGAGATTGGAACCGTTGCCGACCATGGTTGTTTCCGCTTGTCGGTGGGACAACATCCAGTGATTGACCTTGCCGTTGAGTCGCTGCGAGAGCAATACGAACAAGCCATTCCCCGTCGCCTTGGTGCGGTTTGA
- the purF gene encoding amidophosphoribosyltransferase → MQNLNTHPKSRRPVHQLEIERPDRMEEACGVFAVQALDQPVANLVYFGLYALQHRGQESAGIAVFNEGKVRLHKDMGLVSQVFDQEVLERMPGGLAVGHNRYSTTGSSKVCNAQPVVLMTRLGPFALAHNGNLVNAPELRALVDDGEVEFTSSTDSELIAYAVQQAVDGGLDWTEGIKAAASQCQGAFSLVIGTPDALYGLRDGYGIRPLVYGYLGDQDLGHWVLSSETCGLDIIGSPFVADVEPGELVVFRCGDPTPERHRWIEPTTRMCVFEMIYFARPDSRFFGESLYSYRQRIGQILARESAVEADLVIGVPDSGIPAAIGYSQTSGIPYADGLIKNRYVGRTFIQPTQAMREAGIRVKLNPLPDVLTGKRVLVIDDSIVRGTTSKKLVQALRDAGATEVHMRISSPPVTHPCFYGIDTDTQDQLIAARLTLTEIEEHLKVDSLAYLSKEGMVEAAHAQSEHFCTACFDGDYPVPMDASIKASKLMLEPAGVAATNL, encoded by the coding sequence ATGCAGAATCTGAACACCCATCCGAAGTCGAGGCGGCCGGTGCATCAGCTCGAGATAGAGCGTCCCGATCGCATGGAAGAAGCCTGCGGCGTTTTCGCTGTTCAGGCCCTCGATCAGCCAGTCGCCAACCTGGTGTATTTCGGTCTTTACGCCCTGCAGCATCGCGGTCAGGAATCTGCTGGCATTGCTGTTTTCAACGAAGGCAAGGTCAGGCTCCACAAGGACATGGGCCTGGTGAGCCAGGTGTTTGATCAGGAGGTGCTCGAGCGCATGCCTGGTGGTTTAGCCGTCGGCCATAACCGTTATTCCACCACTGGGAGCAGCAAGGTTTGCAATGCCCAGCCCGTGGTCCTGATGACCCGTCTCGGGCCTTTTGCGCTGGCGCACAACGGCAATCTCGTGAATGCACCAGAGTTGCGAGCTCTGGTGGATGACGGTGAGGTGGAGTTCACCTCTTCCACGGATTCAGAGTTGATCGCTTACGCGGTTCAGCAGGCTGTGGATGGGGGCTTGGATTGGACTGAGGGGATTAAAGCGGCTGCATCCCAGTGTCAGGGGGCTTTCAGTTTGGTGATTGGAACGCCAGATGCCCTGTACGGCCTGCGGGATGGTTATGGGATTCGCCCCCTGGTGTATGGCTACCTCGGTGATCAAGATCTTGGACACTGGGTTCTCAGTAGTGAAACCTGTGGGCTCGACATCATTGGCTCTCCGTTCGTTGCCGATGTTGAACCTGGCGAATTAGTGGTGTTCCGTTGTGGGGACCCCACTCCAGAACGGCATCGCTGGATTGAACCCACCACCCGCATGTGCGTGTTTGAAATGATCTATTTCGCGCGCCCTGATAGTCGTTTCTTTGGTGAATCGCTCTACAGCTATCGACAGCGCATCGGCCAGATTCTGGCCCGTGAATCTGCGGTCGAGGCGGATCTCGTGATTGGGGTTCCTGATTCCGGAATTCCAGCTGCGATCGGGTATTCCCAGACCAGTGGTATTCCCTATGCCGATGGACTGATCAAAAACCGCTACGTCGGCAGAACCTTCATCCAGCCCACTCAGGCGATGCGTGAGGCCGGGATTCGCGTGAAGCTCAATCCACTGCCAGATGTTTTAACTGGCAAAAGGGTTTTGGTGATTGATGACTCGATTGTTCGTGGCACCACCAGTAAAAAATTGGTTCAGGCGCTCCGTGATGCAGGCGCCACTGAGGTGCATATGCGGATTAGTTCCCCACCAGTGACCCATCCCTGTTTTTACGGTATCGATACCGATACGCAGGATCAGTTGATCGCCGCTCGACTCACGCTCACAGAGATCGAAGAGCATCTCAAGGTTGATTCGCTCGCCTATCTCAGCAAGGAGGGGATGGTGGAAGCTGCCCATGCTCAGTCGGAACATTTCTGTACGGCTTGCTTCGACGGGGATTACCCGGTTCCGATGGACGCCTCGATCAAGGCGAGCAAATTGATGTTGGAACCAGCAGGGGTGGCGGCAACCAATCTCTAA
- a CDS encoding DNA topoisomerase (ATP-hydrolyzing) subunit A, translated as MAEERVQSIALHHEMQRSYLEYAMSVIVGRALPDVRDGLKPVQRRILFAMHELGLTPDRPYRKCARVVGDVLGKYHPHGDQAVYDALVRLVQTFSSRHPLLDGHGNFGSVDDDPPAAMRYTETRLARISHEGLLDEIGDDTVDFASNFDGSQQEPTVLPAQLPFLLLNGCSGIAVGMATSIPPHNLGEVVDGLIALVKNPDLSEDDVLKLIPGPDFPTGGEVLLGSGVRETYLRGRGSIPMRGVAHIEEVHPGKGKHRRNAVVVTELPYQLSKAGWIEKLAEHVNDGKIGGIADIRDESDREGMRVVVELRRDADPETVLTDLQRRTSLQSNFGAILLALVDGRPQQLTLRQLLQTFLDYRELTIIRRTTHALRKTEDRLEVVEGLTTALASLQQVIAMIQEARDAAKARASLMVHFDLSERQADAVLAMPLRRLTGLEQESLRKEADDLRKERQRLTLLLENRDQLLDALIQELRQLKKRFATPRRTRLVEGGDHLLAERAASQRPNAELQRRQALDALPSESRLLIQDDGQVKIISPQLLGRLHLNDPAPMGDEPSPALISLPIQPPPRLLAVTVSGRVALVRWEFAGQQQGTLERFLPTALEGDVVVSLLPLPNPEDLSANETRSLGLLTSDGRFKRLPLKDIQELSGRAATVLKLKEGVNLKAALICQDGADVAVISDIGRILRLQAGEANLPLMGKLAQGPITMRLLPGEQLVTAIAGHAERPTTILLASQTGRLHWLDLTTIRPCKRGDLGEIGWELNSESNKGSERIAAACLADSLIGVVTSNGRHGRLKVHEQDQLTLKDNESILRLVPLIS; from the coding sequence ATGGCCGAGGAGCGCGTTCAATCGATCGCCCTGCATCACGAGATGCAGCGCTCATACCTCGAATACGCGATGAGCGTGATCGTGGGCAGAGCCCTCCCGGATGTGCGTGATGGACTGAAACCCGTCCAACGCAGAATTCTGTTTGCGATGCATGAATTGGGGCTCACCCCCGATCGTCCCTATCGCAAATGTGCCCGTGTCGTCGGGGACGTGCTTGGTAAATACCACCCACATGGGGATCAAGCCGTTTATGACGCCCTTGTGCGTTTGGTCCAAACCTTTTCCAGCCGTCATCCATTGCTTGATGGTCACGGAAATTTTGGCTCGGTGGATGACGATCCACCAGCAGCCATGCGCTACACAGAAACCCGGCTAGCGCGGATCTCCCACGAAGGGTTACTGGATGAAATCGGCGACGACACCGTCGATTTTGCGTCCAACTTTGATGGATCCCAACAGGAGCCCACGGTTCTCCCTGCCCAGCTTCCGTTTTTACTTCTCAATGGCTGCTCGGGCATCGCTGTTGGCATGGCCACCAGCATTCCTCCCCACAACCTCGGCGAGGTGGTGGACGGTCTCATTGCCCTCGTTAAAAACCCCGATCTAAGCGAAGACGACGTCTTAAAGCTGATCCCCGGGCCCGATTTCCCCACAGGCGGAGAAGTGCTTCTTGGAAGCGGCGTCCGCGAAACCTACTTAAGAGGCCGGGGCAGCATTCCCATGCGCGGCGTGGCCCATATCGAGGAAGTGCATCCCGGCAAAGGAAAGCATCGGCGGAACGCTGTGGTCGTGACCGAGCTCCCCTACCAACTCAGCAAGGCGGGCTGGATCGAAAAGCTGGCTGAACACGTCAACGACGGAAAGATTGGTGGCATTGCCGATATCCGTGATGAAAGCGACCGGGAAGGGATGCGCGTGGTGGTGGAACTCCGCCGTGATGCCGATCCAGAAACCGTGCTGACTGACTTGCAAAGGCGCACGTCACTGCAAAGCAACTTTGGCGCGATCCTGCTCGCCCTCGTCGATGGCCGACCGCAGCAACTGACGCTCCGGCAGCTTCTCCAAACCTTCCTGGATTACAGAGAGCTCACGATCATTCGGCGTACCACCCATGCGCTCCGTAAAACGGAAGATCGGCTGGAAGTGGTGGAGGGCCTGACCACTGCCCTCGCCTCACTGCAACAAGTGATTGCGATGATCCAAGAAGCCAGAGATGCGGCCAAAGCACGGGCCAGCTTGATGGTGCATTTCGATCTGAGCGAACGGCAGGCTGATGCCGTGCTGGCCATGCCCTTGCGCAGGCTCACAGGCTTGGAACAGGAAAGCCTGCGCAAAGAAGCGGATGATCTACGCAAAGAAAGACAGCGACTCACCCTGCTGCTGGAAAACCGTGACCAATTGCTGGATGCCTTGATCCAGGAACTGCGCCAACTCAAAAAACGCTTTGCAACACCAAGGCGCACCCGGCTGGTGGAGGGTGGTGACCATCTGCTTGCCGAGCGGGCCGCCAGTCAACGGCCCAATGCCGAACTACAGAGGCGCCAAGCCCTGGATGCCCTTCCGAGCGAGTCCAGGTTGCTGATTCAAGACGATGGTCAGGTAAAAATCATCAGTCCACAGCTGCTGGGACGCCTGCATCTCAACGATCCAGCTCCGATGGGGGATGAACCCTCTCCAGCTCTCATCAGCTTGCCCATCCAGCCTCCGCCACGACTTTTGGCTGTGACGGTGAGCGGTCGTGTAGCACTTGTGCGCTGGGAATTTGCAGGACAGCAACAAGGAACCCTCGAACGATTCCTCCCCACAGCCCTTGAAGGGGATGTGGTGGTGTCCCTACTGCCCTTACCCAATCCAGAGGATCTCAGTGCCAATGAGACAAGATCGCTTGGATTATTAACCAGTGATGGCCGGTTCAAACGGCTTCCTCTCAAAGACATCCAGGAATTGTCGGGGCGCGCCGCGACCGTTTTAAAACTGAAAGAAGGGGTGAACCTGAAAGCGGCCTTGATCTGTCAAGACGGCGCTGATGTCGCCGTCATCAGCGATATCGGCAGGATTCTTCGTCTGCAAGCAGGGGAAGCCAATCTGCCGTTGATGGGCAAGTTGGCCCAAGGACCGATCACGATGCGTTTGCTCCCTGGCGAACAGCTGGTCACCGCAATCGCGGGGCATGCTGAACGACCAACAACCATCCTTCTGGCGAGTCAAACAGGCCGTCTCCACTGGTTGGACCTCACGACAATCCGCCCCTGCAAACGGGGCGATCTCGGTGAAATTGGTTGGGAACTGAATTCCGAGTCCAACAAAGGGAGCGAGCGCATTGCAGCAGCTTGCCTCGCCGATTCCCTGATTGGTGTGGTGACGTCCAACGGTCGCCACGGACGCCTGAAGGTGCACGAGCAGGATCAGCTCACGCTGAAAGACAACGAATCCATCCTGCGATTGGTGCCCTTAATCAGCTGA
- a CDS encoding tetratricopeptide repeat protein, translating into MGSHRRSSQSFNKAWVLAALMSAIGLCSAEPAKALIPYVFTPSTQELEGAGIGIGRTAAQLLRLGQPKEAARLAALAVRLQPNDERLWSVLAEAQLRSEQLDDAAGSLARAKSLNPTNAGLWFAEASLALRDNRPDDAIPLLDRGLSLDPKNATAYFDLGNARVMQSDQKRALKAFERATSIKPSFWEALNNQSLVLFEMGNTKEAIRRWRSVLKINANPEPMLALAAALNKVRPGDEESLELAQRALAESPNYVLPGHQKKQLWGLKLRRATAELFNNPSLQNAVERAEANADPKSAN; encoded by the coding sequence ATGGGATCCCATAGGCGTTCAAGCCAATCGTTCAACAAAGCGTGGGTGTTAGCCGCCCTGATGAGCGCGATCGGTCTGTGCAGCGCTGAACCCGCGAAAGCCCTCATCCCCTATGTGTTCACGCCCAGCACCCAAGAATTAGAAGGGGCTGGGATCGGCATCGGTCGCACTGCAGCGCAGTTGCTAAGGCTGGGACAACCCAAAGAAGCCGCCCGCTTAGCCGCCTTAGCGGTGCGTTTACAACCCAACGACGAACGGCTTTGGTCTGTCCTGGCTGAAGCGCAACTGCGGAGCGAACAACTCGACGACGCAGCTGGATCCCTGGCACGGGCGAAATCACTCAACCCAACCAACGCGGGACTTTGGTTCGCAGAAGCATCCTTAGCGCTGCGCGACAACCGTCCCGACGACGCGATCCCCCTGTTGGATCGCGGTCTCAGTCTGGATCCAAAAAACGCAACGGCCTACTTCGATCTTGGCAACGCCAGGGTGATGCAATCCGATCAAAAGCGGGCCCTGAAGGCTTTTGAGCGCGCCACGTCGATTAAACCCAGTTTTTGGGAAGCCTTAAACAACCAAAGCCTTGTGTTGTTTGAAATGGGAAACACCAAGGAAGCGATTCGACGCTGGCGTTCCGTTTTAAAGATCAATGCCAACCCAGAGCCGATGTTGGCCTTGGCTGCCGCATTAAACAAAGTGAGGCCTGGAGATGAGGAATCCTTGGAGCTCGCTCAAAGAGCTCTTGCCGAATCTCCGAATTACGTTCTGCCAGGCCACCAGAAAAAACAACTATGGGGCCTGAAATTACGCCGAGCGACGGCTGAACTTTTCAACAATCCCAGCCTTCAAAACGCCGTCGAACGGGCCGAGGCGAATGCAGATCCCAAAAGCGCCAACTAA